One Ranitomeya variabilis isolate aRanVar5 chromosome 5, aRanVar5.hap1, whole genome shotgun sequence DNA window includes the following coding sequences:
- the LOC143775051 gene encoding uncharacterized protein LOC143775051 — MADHRHADTGVTRRLWDEVCRNLFPRRESLHPQQQSKLVGKIRKRWRSLRDRFKREFNDEMKAPSGSAGRKRSKYKYGQALSFLRRTMLSRVTFSSHRAPASSSAPSGAIPPESATEGHVGRPHTSVPSSDPSVPSSDPSTSSAPSSGALLQASLLASDAEQLAFPLPHPSDPATSTPPLGSWRQRQRGQERSYAPEFLHLNASFQGSFKILGEQVTAGFNMVQSRISETSRETSSRLDRLHSAVSPDPANLFFQSMLMSMEKLSFEQQMRVMNTCHNAALQAINESTHTPPHTSTPIPPQAPFPHHTPHYQTQPQYPHQHHYQTQLQSPHQHHYQTPRQSHYPTQSQYPTQSPQQSRPPDQITSPMFSLLNFSLPPTPTPPPSGQPLGLTPPSTAPQTSRVSPPIDVVQPSCPSSSHISTQHFENL; from the exons atggctgaccacaggcatgctgataccggtgtcacccgtcggctctgggacgaagtgtgtcgcaacctgtttccaaggcgggagagccttcatcctcagcagcagagcaaactag ttggaaagattaggaagcggtggcggtcactgagggatcgctttaagagggaattcaacgatgagatgaaggccccgagtggctctgcaggaaggaagaggagcaaatataaatatggccaggccctctccttcctgaggcgaaccatgctgagcagagt caccttctccagccaccgggcgcctgcatcttcctctgcgccctctggagcgatccctcctgagtccgccactgagggccacgtcggtaggccccacacctctgtcccctcctctgacccctctgtcccctcctctgacccctctacttcatccgccccaagcagtggagcattattgcaggcttcattgctcgcatctgatgctgaacagttagcgttccctttaccccacccctctgatcctgccacctcgacaccaccattaggttcgtggcggcagcgacagaggggtcaggaaaggagctatgctcctgagttcttacacctgaatgcatccttccaaggctctttcaaaattttgggagagcaagtgactgctggtttcaacatggtgcagtcacgcatcagtgaaacaagccgtgaaaccagcagtcgcttggataggctgcattcagctgtaagtcccgatccggccaatctttttttccaatccatgctcatgagcatggagaagctttcttttgagcaacagatgcgggtaatgaatacctgccataatgctgcactgcaggccattaatgaatcgacccacacacctccccacacctccactccaattccaccccaggccccatttccacaccataccccccattaccaaacccagccccaatacccacaccagcaccattaccaaacccagctccaatccccacaccagcaccattaccaaaccccacgccagtcccactaccctacccagtcacaatacccgacccagtccccacaacaatcccggcccccagaccaaattacttccccaatgttttccttactcaacttttctcttccccctaccccaacaccacccccctctggtcagcctcttggtttaacccccccttccactgcaccccaaacaagtagggtttccccacctatcgacgtggtccaaccttcctgcccctcctcctctcatatctccacccaacactttgaaaatttgtaa